A genomic segment from Diospyros lotus cultivar Yz01 chromosome 5, ASM1463336v1, whole genome shotgun sequence encodes:
- the LOC127801135 gene encoding protein LEAD-SENSITIVE 1-like, translating into MGLLSNKVERSEIKPGDHIYTYRAVFAYSHHGIFVGGSKVVHFTPERNENSATETSAKSYEEIYNLPPSCPTFPDCGFRQPTSGVVLSCLDCFLRNGSLYCFEYGVTPSVFLAKVRGGTCTTAMADPPDAVIHRAMYLLQNGFGNYDVFQNNCEDFALYCKTGLLIVDRLGVGRSGQASSVIGAPLAALLSSPLKLLMPSPVGVATVTAGMYCMSRYATDIGVRSDVIKVAVEDLAVNLGWGPNGQVQEEEDGRPDLQIVK; encoded by the exons ATGGGGCTGCTCAGCAACAAAGTCGAGAGAAGTGAGATCAAACCAGGAGACCACATCTATACTTACAGGGCAGTCTTCGCTTACTCTCACCATG GTATCTTTGTCGGGGGAAGCAAAGTGGTCCATTTTACGCCTGAGCGTAATGAAAATTCAGCCACTGAGACCTCTGCAAAGTCTTATGAAGAAATATATAATCTTCCGCCATCGTGTCCCACTTTTCCCGACTGTGGATTCAGGCAACCCACTAGTGGAGTAGTACTGTCTTGCCTGGATTGTTTCCTTCGGAATGGATCTCTTTACTGCTTCGAATATGGAGTTACCCCATCAGTTTTTCTTGCCAAAGTACGGGGCGGCACTTGCACAACCGCAATGGCGGACCCACCTGATGCAGTCATCCACCGTGCAATGTATCTACTTCAAAATGGATTTGGAAATTATGATGTGTTTCAGAACAACTGCGAGGACTTTGCTTTGTACTGCAAAACGGGCCTTCTGATAGTTGACCGGTTGGGGGTTGGACGAAGTGGGCAAGCTTCTTCTGTCATTGGCGCTCCTTTGGCTGCTCTTCTTTCCTCCCCTCTGAAGTTGTTAATGCCAAGCCCTGTTGGTGTGGCCACAGTAACAGCTGGTATGTACTGTATGAGTCGGTATGCTACTGATATTGGTGTGCGATCTGATGTTATCAAGGTGGCAGTGGAGGACCTAGCTGTGAACCTTGGGTGGGGGCCCAATGGACAGGTGCAAGAGGAGGAGGATGGCCGCCCTGACCTACAGATTGTCAAATGA